One genomic window of Quercus lobata isolate SW786 chromosome 9, ValleyOak3.0 Primary Assembly, whole genome shotgun sequence includes the following:
- the LOC115962027 gene encoding protein ASPARTIC PROTEASE IN GUARD CELL 2-like — protein MAIRVLFLLLACIAITTTTTTNFTSSHTSTSTIAFNAKIGLVEKQTNLADERKSWKSKVVHRDRIHSSSFQQRMKCDAKRVANLIHQLDEDGVYYHEVEHFKEDEGSDLGSVEYFIPIGFGTPPTPQYLVIDTRSDIGWVQCQPCVQCPHLSQHLFDPTHSSSFLEIPCNSYVCNLL, from the coding sequence ATGGCGATTcgagttctttttcttctactaGCTTGTATcgccatcaccaccaccaccacaaccaactTCACCTCCTCCCAtacctccacctccaccattGCCTTCAATGCTAAAATAGGACTAGTTGAGAAACAAACCAACCTTGCTGATGAGAGAAAATCATGGAAGTCAAAAGTGGTACATAGAGATAGGATTCACTCTAGTAGCTTTCAACAGCGTATGAAATGCGATGCCAAAAGGGTGGCAAATCTTATCCACCAATTAGATGAAGATGGAGTTTACTATCATGAAGTGGAACATTTTAAGGAAGATGAAGGTTCAGACTTAGGGAGTGTAGAGTATTTCATTCCAATAGGGTTTGGTACACCTCCAACGCCTCAATATTTAGTTATAGACACTAGAAGTGACATTGGTTGGGTACAATGTCAACCATGTGTCCAATGTCCCCACCTCTCCCAACATTTATTTGACCCAACTCATTCTTCATCGTTTTTGGAGATACCTTGCAACTCTTATGTCTGCAACTTGCTTTAG
- the LOC115962104 gene encoding uncharacterized protein LOC115962104 — protein MTPKSLFFFSTTLALLILLIPISAQISDPNPKPTQSLSAAHTELTNYGFPVGLLPSSVHGYSINKTSGNFSVELGGDYKITLPPDNYLATYSRTVRGKIVSGKIAELDGIQVRALFRWWSITGIRSTGKDLVFEVGMVSAKYPSKNFDESPDCEGKHSSL, from the coding sequence ATGACCCCAAaatccctcttcttcttctccaccaCCCTCGCTCTTCTCATCCTCCTCATACCCATCTCTGCCCAAATCtccgacccgaacccgaaacCGACCCAATCCCTATCCGCGGCCCACACTGAGCTCACCAACTATGGCTTCCCAGTCGGACTCTTACCCTCCTCAGTCCATGGCTACTCCATAAACAAGACCTCCGGCAACTTCTCCGTCGAGCTCGGCGGCGACTACAAGATCACTCTCCCGCCGGACAACTACCTCGCCACCTATTCCAGGACAGTCAGGGGAAAGATCGTTTCGGGTAAGATCGCTGAGCTCGACGGGATTCAGGTCCGTGCGTTGTTCAGGTGGTGGTCCATCACCGGGATCCGATCCACCGGCAAAGACTTGGTGTTCGAGGTCGGCATGGTCAGCGCCAAGTACCCCTCCAAGAACTTCGACGAGAGCCCCGATTGCGAAGGTAAACACTCCTCTTTGTGA